Proteins encoded within one genomic window of Sphingomonas sp. KRR8:
- a CDS encoding superoxide dismutase, translating to MAFEVAPLPYAYEALEPYIDAQTMRLHHDKHHQAYVDNLNKAVDADPNLQGKSLDEIVKNAGSAPPVVRNNGGGHWNHTFFWDIMGPGNGSGPQGALADAINSKFGGIEQLQEQFNTAGLGRFGSGWVWLIAVPGEGVDIVSTPNQDNPLMDLAERKGTPILGNDVWEHAYYLTYQNRRADYLKAWWNVVNWDKVQQRFAEI from the coding sequence ATGGCCTTCGAAGTCGCCCCGCTGCCCTACGCCTATGAAGCGCTGGAGCCGTACATCGACGCGCAGACCATGCGCCTGCATCACGACAAGCATCACCAGGCCTATGTCGACAATCTGAACAAGGCGGTCGACGCCGACCCGAACCTGCAGGGCAAGAGCCTCGACGAGATCGTCAAGAACGCCGGCTCGGCGCCGCCCGTCGTGCGCAACAACGGCGGCGGCCACTGGAACCACACCTTCTTCTGGGACATCATGGGCCCGGGCAACGGCAGTGGACCGCAGGGCGCGCTGGCGGACGCGATCAACTCCAAATTCGGCGGCATCGAGCAGCTGCAGGAGCAGTTCAACACGGCCGGTCTTGGTCGCTTCGGCTCAGGCTGGGTGTGGCTGATCGCGGTGCCGGGCGAGGGCGTCGACATCGTGTCCACCCCGAACCAGGACAACCCGCTGATGGACCTGGCCGAGCGCAAGGGCACGCCGATCCTTGGTAACGACGTGTGGGAACACGCTTATTACCTCACCTATCAGAACCGCCGCGCAGACTATCTGAAGGCGTGGTGGAATGTGGTGAACTGGGACAAGGTCCAGCAGCGCTTCGCCGAGATCTGA